Proteins found in one Zea mays cultivar B73 chromosome 1, Zm-B73-REFERENCE-NAM-5.0, whole genome shotgun sequence genomic segment:
- the LOC100217189 gene encoding seed maturation protein isoform X1, with amino-acid sequence MSERSESATEKIMSSIMDTIADNLPKQKSGKFDPGSVSDKVKNKLFGRQKTLHGVLGGGKPADVLLWRNKKISSSVLALATAIWVFFEWLDYHFLTIVSFALVLGMVVQFVWSNFSNMLSSGSRSQVPRVELPDELFVNIAVAIGAQVNKFLCFLQDVSCERNLKHFVVAIAGLWAAAVIGSWCNFLTVIYVGFVCVHTLPVLYEKYEDQVDDFLYSLLGLLRDQYQKLDHGVLSKIPKGNMKAKKNE; translated from the exons ATGTCGGAACGTTCTGAGAGTGCAACTGAAAAGATTATGAGCAGCATCATGGATACCATTGCTGACAACCTTCCTAAGCAGAAGTCTGGGAAATTTGATCCAGGTTCAGTCTCTGACAAAGTGAAGAACAAGCTGTTTGGTCGTCAGAAGACCTTGCATGGAGTTCTGGGTGGTGGAAAAC CTGCTGATGTGCTGTTATGGAGGAACAAAAAAATATCATCGAGTGTTCTGGCTCTTGCAACAGCTATTTGGGTTTTCTTTGAGTGGCTCGACTACCACTTTCTGACAATTGTTTCATTTGCCCTTGTTCTTGGAATGGTTGTCCAGTTTGTTTGGTCCAACTTCTCAAACATGCTAAGCAGCGG atccCGTTCTCAGGTGCCCCGAGTTGAATTGCCTGATGAGTTATTTGTGAACATTGCCGTTGCAATCGGTGCCCAAGTAAACAAGTTCCTGTGCTTCCTTCAGGATGTTTCTTGTGAAAGAAACTTGAAGCATTTTGTAGTG GCGATCGCAGGACTGTGGGCTGCTGCGGTGATTGGAAGTTGGTGCAATTTCCTGACTGTCATATATGTCG GGTTTGTTTGTGTTCACACGCTTCCGGTGCTCTATGAGAAGTACGAAGACCAAGTGGACGATTTCCTCTACAGCCTTCTTGGTCTGCTGCGAGATCAATATCAGAAGCTCGACCACGGCGTCTTGAGCAAGATTCCCAAGGGGAACATGAAGGCTAAGAAGAACGAGTAG